Below is a genomic region from Pseudarthrobacter sulfonivorans.
GGCTCATAAGTGGGGCGGGAAACGCCGAGCGTGTCGTAGGCCTGCAGGAACGCCTGCTCGTAGCGGTAGGCCAGGGCCCACCATTCCTCCTCGCGGACGGTATCCGGTCCGGCTTCGAAGTCCGGGCTGAATGACTCGGCAGACTTGACGAGGATCTTGTCATCGATGTCCGTGACATTGCGGACCGCAGTGACCCGGAGCCCCCGGTACTCGAGCCAGCGGGTGAGCTGGTCAAAGGCGATCGCCGAGCGGATGTGACCTACGTGGGGCATGCCCTGCACAGTGGCTCCGCAGTAGTACAGGCTCGCTTTTCCCGGGACGAGAGGAACGAAGTCACGGACTTCGGCGGACGCGGTGTCATAGAAGCGGAGAGTCACCGCTCCAGATTAGCGGAAAAGGCCTGTGTGCCGGCCCCCGCGCCTTATCCGGCCTGAACAGCGCTGCGTTGAATCACCGGGGATAGACCAAAGCGGTGGCGACGGCGGAAATGCCCTCGCCCCTGCCGGTGAAACCGAGTCCGTCGCTGGTGGTGGCCGTGACACTGACCGGCGCCCCTGCCGCCTCGCTCAGCACGCGTTGGGACTCTTCCCGCCGCGGGCCGAATTTGGGCCGGGTAGCCACGAACTGCACTGCCACGTTGCCGATCTCAAAGCCGGCGGCACGGACAAGCCTTGCCGCCTCGGTCAGGAGCGTGACGCCGGAGGCTCCGGCGAACTCCGGACGGTCGGTGCCGAAATGCGTGCCGAGGTCCCCGATGCCGGCGGCCGAGAACAGGGCGTCGGCGGCTGCGTGGGCCACCGGGTCCCCGTCCGAATGCCCGGCCAGTCCACGCTCGCCTTCCCAGAACAGCCCGCCCAGCCAGAGCGGACGGGGAAGGTCAGGGGACGCGTAGG
It encodes:
- the ispF gene encoding 2-C-methyl-D-erythritol 2,4-cyclodiphosphate synthase, whose translation is MSEAKMILPRTGIGLDVHAYASPDLPRPLWLGGLFWEGERGLAGHSDGDPVAHAAADALFSAAGIGDLGTHFGTDRPEFAGASGVTLLTEAARLVRAAGFEIGNVAVQFVATRPKFGPRREESQRVLSEAAGAPVSVTATTSDGLGFTGRGEGISAVATALVYPR